The genome window AATAGTTGCTGTTTTGCATTTTTCGTCTGGTGAAGTGATCTTTGAGTAGCGTTATTCCTGTTACCTTTTCTGCGTCTGTGTTTACGTTAGCTGCTACTTCACGTGTTCATCATAAACACCAGAGGTTGAGCAATTACTTGTAGTAGTAAGATGTTTTCTAAAATAAATAGACTATTTGCTTATTTGACTTCATCACGATTAGATACAAATATATGTCAGTAATAGTTGAAATGACTTCATCATGTGGTGTTACACAACTTCTTAACGCTAAGTGTCAATTTACAGGAAATTTGGGGAGTTACCTCAGCCAAAACGTCTTACGAGGTAAGAGCAGTTTCCAGCCTTTTTGGACCACCTTGCTGCTGTTTGGTCAATTTTTCTGttaatttaataaaatataGATAACACAGCTCTGTTACCTTTCTTAACAGGGAAGCAATGCGCAATTATTTGAAGGAGCGGGGGGATCAGACGGTGCTCATATTGCATGCTAAAGTTGCACAGAAATCATATGGAAACGAAAAAAGGTGCGTTTTgtgaattatctttttgtcgtTAAAACAGCAATGTAAGCGTGCACATGCAATAATTGCATATGTGCTAGCAACTGTGTGGTTGATGTGCACATCCATGGTTTTGTTTGAGTATGTAATCGCACTTTTTTGTCCAGGTTCTTCTGCCCGCCTCCATGTGTGTACTTGATGGGTTGTGgctggaagaagaagaaggagctgatggagagagagggctgcTCAGAGCAGGAGTCCCAGCCTTGTGCCTTTATTGGCATCGGCAACAGTGAGCAGGAGATGCAGCAACTCAACTTAGAGGGGAAGGTAAAGCAAATAAAGTCTTTCTTATAGAAGAAGTAACATAAAATATGGCTATTGTGTATTGTATACTGAAAATGTGTGTCTCCAACTTTCCAACAGAACTTTTGTACTGCAAAGACTCTGTATATATCGGATTCTGATAAGAGGAAACACTTTATGCTTTCGGTGAAAATGTTCTATGGGAACAGCGCGGATATCGGGGTCTTCCTCAGCAAGAGAATCAAGGTCATCTCCAAACCCTCAAAAAAGAAGCAGTCCCTGAAGAACGCAGACTGTGAGTAGGATAACGTCTTGGTCTCTACAGTGATTTGTGTCACATGTGTACCTTGCATCTGACTGGCATCattgtttttttctattttgtACTGTACCTTTTGAGTAAAGAGCAGTCCATTggttaaaatgtgttttgtatAATGTGGGTTTATTCATGTTGTTAATATACTTCATGCTTATAATCAGTCATGGGTATTAGAAAAGCTGATGTTTGAATTCATTGTATGTGTTTCAGGGTGTGATGACAGTTCGGTCAGTAAATGTAGATGGTAGACAGTAACTTGTTGGGTTAACTCAGTGAAATCTCAGTTGAttgttgatggtgtgtgtgtgtgtatgtgtgtgtgtgtttgctatttCTACTCAGTCTTCCTTGTTATCTCTAGCTGTGGTTACTTAAATGGAAGAGGATGGAACTACCCTTACTCTGTAATTCTAAAATGAATGATCAAATTAAAATAGTACAAGTACTGAGTACGGGTGCTGAGGGAATGCTTTGCACAGCTGGGCAATGCCATCATTCAGTTATTTCAGATGCTTCTAGACTCCAGCGGTGTCACACAAGTATAGAAATAGTCTACCATCATATCTGTACTGGAAAAAGTCCAATGCCAAGACGATGAAAGACTTTAGACCAGTGGCACTCATGTCCAATCTGATTGATGTATGAAGAGGCTGTTATGGTGACAGCCAGGCAAACCCCACTCCAGATTGCCTATAAAGCAAGCTATGGTGGAGGGTGCCTGTCTGACCCTCTTAGACACTGTAAGCAGGCTCCCGGTCTCCCCACCATACGGTGCCTGTCTGACCCTCTTAGACACTGTAAGCAGGCTCCCGGTCTCCCCACCATACACACTGCTTTTAATACAGTTGATTGACACACCCTCTGCAAAACCTCCTCCTAGGATTACAGATCAACCCAACTTGGATCCTATAGATAAAAGACTTCCTGCAGAACCGACCTTAGTATGTTGTGGTCAATGGCTTTAAGTCCAAAAAGGATTGCGTTTTACCCCCTATTTTATTCTCAatctaaacaaacaaaataacctACAATAATAATGAAGTATGCAGACGAAATGGCCCTGGTTGCCCACATCAGGGATGAAAACTCGTTAACTACATACAACAAGCAAGTAGACACTCTGATGTCATGGATAGGGATAGCTTCTTGGAGCTCGGTGTACAAGAAGCCACAGCAACACTGTTTCCTGCTCAGGAAACTCAGAGGCTTCAATGTCAGGAAGGACTTTTTTATCAGCTGTCCACAAATCACCTATTGAATCAGTACTTACTGTCATAATCTCATCTTAGTTTAATTTATCTCGGATGGGAACAGATCAAAGCTTTCCCGTATCATTAAGGAAGGAAGGCTAACCACATCATAGCAGATTCTACCTACAAATCTTTCCAGTTATTATAGTCATGGTCATCACTATGAAGTCCCCCCTGCCACCCCTCTAGTACCACTACCACTATATATGTGCAAGGGCAGTCTGCCCACAAATAGTGTTATTAATATCAGCATATTATTCTAGCTACCTTCATTATGTTTTAAGAATGCATCCTTTTATGGCAGTTGTCTGGGTTGTTGTGATTGATGATTTTGTCAAGACAGACAGTAAAGTTGTCTGATTCTGTTTCTGAACATTCAAGCTAAAAATATTACTCAAATGAGCCTGATTTAGATTGTTTAGACAACTTAACATGCTAAAACCTCCCAGTCCTTTGTTCTCACCACAGAGTGGGTTCAGGGGAGATTTGGTTTTCTACTGTGGTTTTCCCCTAAGTGCACAAGCAGTTGTACTGTCTCACCTCTTCAACCTCTGTCCCCCTCCCAGTGTGCATTGCGTCTGGGACCAAAGTGGCGCTGTTCAACCGCCTTCGCTCTCAAACAGTCAGCACGCGCTACCTGCATGTGGAGGGAGGCAACTTCCATGCCAGCTCACAGCAGTGGGGAGCCTTCTACATCCACCTCTGTGAGTGAATGTCTAATCTCACACCTCACAAACGTCTTTGAATAGACATTTTGTTCCTCCACAGACCCATATAGTCCCCATTTTCTATGTTTTCCTCCCCTGATTAAGGTCAGTAATGAACATCAGTGTTTTCCTGTCCTAACTCTCCTAACGTCCTTCATCTTCTGTGTCTTCTGTGTAGTGGATGATGAAGAATCCGAGGGGGAGGAGTTCACCGTGAGGGATGGTTACATCCACTATGGTCAGACAGTGAAGCTTGTGTGCTCAGTCACTGGCATGGCTTTACCGCGACTGGTGGGTCTCTCTGCTCTAACATACCAATACTTACTCCTTAGGCTGATTTATGGTTCTACATCAACTCCACACCGTGGCTGCGCCGTTGCCTCCATGCCATTGTGAACCTTTTTCAGTTGTGCGTCTCACATTCCCTCCGAAATGCTAGTTGGAGCTGCAAACATCATGTTTGAATATAAGCATAGTTTGTTTGGCGGGGGGCACTGTAGTGCAACTGGCTACAACGCCCGTACCACATGTGGGTCCAAGTGGTACCAATTCCAATCATCACAATTCTTTCTTGCTTGCTCAATTTTTACAAATGTCCTTAATCATCAAAAGTAATAAAAATGGCTAAAGAttgtataaaaatgaaaatcctgcatttatttaagataattttatttttaagtgtattttcaaaatgcaaaacaaaatgttttaaGAATCGTTGAAAGCCCAAATTGTaattgaaataaaaatattttattaacTGCATAGCCTCACTGTTACCGCTGACCTATTAAAGAGTAGTCCTGTGTCTAACCTCAGGGTGTGGATGTGTCCTCAGGTTATCCGTAAAGTGGACAAACAGACGGCCCTGATGGACGCAGATGACCCAGTGTCGCAGCTGCATAAGTGTGCTTTCTACCTGAAAGATACCGAGAGGATGTACCTGTGTCTTTCCCAGGAGCGCATCATTCAGTTCCAGGTCCGCACTCCATCCTAGCTACCTTGCAACCTTTCAACCACAAATGTTTCTGAGGACTTTAGAACAATTACCTATTTTTTGTACAGCTCGGCCTGTGGAAGGGAGTACCGGTAACATTGCACTAGCTACAAAAAAGCCACTATTCAGGGGAGCGTTTctcaaaaccatagttgctaactaagcaACCCTTGTGGCCAGAAACTGCTGTGTCCAGAATGCAATATTGCATTGATCGTATTCTATGTGACTAATTCAGGCTTCTCAAACCACTTTTAAACTGTCCAGATTGGTGCATAATAAACCAGACTTGACGCAATGATTGAGTGAAAAACTATTCTCTCTTTGTGATTGATTTGTTATATTAGTAGAGCACATTGCACTGGTGTGTGGTCATTGGTCCACTTTAAGCTATGACCAGTGGCATCTTCCTAAAGCTCTCTGCCTTTTTCCAGGCAACCCCTTGCCCCAAAGAGACAAACAAAGAAATGATCAACGATGGAGCATCATGGACAATCATCAGCACAGACAAAGCAGAGTACACCTTCTATGAAGGCATGGGTCCCGTGCCCACATCAGTAACCCCGGTGCCTGTGGTGGAAAGCCTACAGGTAGGTGCCTCTGCTCATAGGCTTTTTTGGTGTACGGTTATAATAGAGTATTACAATCTAATGTTTGTGTAACATTATTCAGAGTCTAGTGTTTGTTTTAACATTGTTTATTCTAATGTTTGCTTAACATTATTTAGAATCCAATGTTTATTTAGAATCTAATGTTTGTTTAACATTATTTAGAATCTAATAATAGTGCAgtagtattttgtgtgtgtttgtgtgtgtcagttactAATGGTAATGCAGACCTGCCAACCTGTACGCATTTTGCGTAGCATGCTTTTTCACATCAAAGTACTCTGATACGTTTTATTTTTACTTAAAACTACgcaaaaacaagcaaacacccAACTTCTCCGGAAAGCTCCCTAGAGCGTGTGAATTAGAATCTCCGCAGATCTTTTTCATACAAGGGTGAGAGAAAGTGACAAGTGACAATGACAGACAGAGCATAGTGATTGGCCTTTCTTTGGCTTCTCTGCTATTTTTGTCTTCTGCCAACGGTGGGTTAAATGAAAGACTTGATGAGGTGAGCTTGCGCTCACTCGAAAATTTGCGTTCCCCCAACGGCGGTTATACAAAACTAAAAAATCTCCACTGAGTGGGATTAGGCCTAATGGTTTGATGTCG of Alosa sapidissima isolate fAloSap1 chromosome 1, fAloSap1.pri, whole genome shotgun sequence contains these proteins:
- the rbpja gene encoding recombination signal binding protein for immunoglobulin kappa J region a; the encoded protein is MAPVVTGKFGELPQPKRLTREAMRNYLKERGDQTVLILHAKVAQKSYGNEKRFFCPPPCVYLMGCGWKKKKELMEREGCSEQESQPCAFIGIGNSEQEMQQLNLEGKNFCTAKTLYISDSDKRKHFMLSVKMFYGNSADIGVFLSKRIKVISKPSKKKQSLKNADLCIASGTKVALFNRLRSQTVSTRYLHVEGGNFHASSQQWGAFYIHLLDDEESEGEEFTVRDGYIHYGQTVKLVCSVTGMALPRLVIRKVDKQTALMDADDPVSQLHKCAFYLKDTERMYLCLSQERIIQFQATPCPKETNKEMINDGASWTIISTDKAEYTFYEGMGPVPTSVTPVPVVESLQLNGGGDVAMLELTGQNFTPHLRVWFGDVEADTMYRCGESVLCVVPDISAFREGWRWVRQPVQVPVTLVRNDGIIYSTALTFTYTPEPGPRPHCGAAGAILRTSSSSPSSSSSSSSSSTAGLMLPSSTDSQAGFSTGSVSSSSSAMSVS